One stretch of Xanthomonas sp. DAR 35659 DNA includes these proteins:
- a CDS encoding TonB family protein: protein MDPLHDTEPPRRWLKVGAALLALLLLGFLVSLLLRPQQAPPTRAQPPRITQVMLPPPPPPPPPKPTPEPPKPQERPQPLQAAEPTPQPKPDTEPTPPGDPLTAPAGPGDNAFGLQAGEGGGTRIGGKGGGGSPFGGYAASVQRAVQQLLQRDERTRKGRYSATVALWLNPDGSIGRLQILQSAGKPDLDAAIVRALQNQPLPQPPPASLPQPIQLRIGALAPG, encoded by the coding sequence ATGGATCCGCTGCACGACACCGAGCCGCCGCGGCGCTGGCTGAAAGTCGGCGCCGCGCTGTTGGCGCTGCTGCTGCTCGGCTTCCTGGTCTCGCTCCTGCTGCGCCCGCAGCAGGCGCCGCCCACGCGCGCGCAGCCGCCGCGCATCACCCAGGTGATGCTGCCGCCGCCCCCGCCTCCGCCGCCCCCCAAGCCCACGCCGGAACCGCCCAAGCCGCAGGAACGGCCGCAGCCGCTGCAGGCCGCCGAGCCCACGCCGCAGCCAAAACCGGACACCGAGCCCACGCCACCGGGCGATCCGCTGACCGCGCCGGCCGGCCCCGGCGACAACGCCTTCGGCCTGCAGGCCGGCGAGGGCGGCGGCACCCGCATCGGCGGCAAGGGCGGCGGCGGCAGTCCGTTCGGCGGCTACGCGGCCAGCGTGCAGCGCGCGGTGCAGCAGTTGCTGCAGCGCGACGAGCGCACCCGCAAGGGCCGCTACAGCGCCACCGTGGCGCTGTGGCTGAACCCGGACGGCAGCATCGGCCGCCTGCAGATCCTGCAGTCGGCCGGCAAGCCGGACCTGGACGCGGCGATCGTGCGCGCGCTGCAGAACCAGCCGCTGCCGCAACCGCCGCCCGCCTCCCTTCCCCAGCCCATCCAGTTGCGCATCGGCGCGCTGGCGCCGGGCTGA
- a CDS encoding DUF2341 domain-containing protein: protein MRTFLFLGLLLLALPASAATWWDGKWNYRAKLTLDTTSTGAALSQPSGRTQVLVRLHSGNFNFADAKADGSDVRFVAGDDRTPLKYHFEKYDGLVDQVALAWVDLPDLPANASTPLYVYFGNPEASGGSDAKGSYDADTVAVYHFASAQAAGSDSTAYANNATSPANLADAALIGAGLRLDGRAPVAVPASASLTWPAAQPATLSLWAKPAGADASGVLLALPGALTLRLDGGRVLAEFGTAAQIAAPAALPADAWAHVALRSDGKSATLFVNGQPVGTAAVALPPSTGGVLLGGEPGAAHPNFIGLLDEVEVAKTARAVGAIEAAARSQGVDARLLRFDPVEQRAGDGGHNYFGILIAALTPDAWAVIGILAVMALISWWVMVRKGLYLNATAGANARFLDAYRQQVAAHPLHAPQWQQLGSTAGVRSNLARLLQVGQQELRERLQASGTNVVRTQSIAAIRSALDAAAVREGQRIHKGMVLLTIAISGGPFLGLLGTVVGVMITFAAVAAAGDVNINAIAPGIAAALLATVAGLAVAIPALFGYNYLLSQAEAVSADMQVFVDELEKRIAEDYAGDAPARAVGG, encoded by the coding sequence TTGCGTACTTTCTTGTTCCTGGGCCTGTTGCTGCTCGCGCTGCCGGCATCGGCCGCGACCTGGTGGGACGGCAAGTGGAACTACCGGGCCAAGCTCACCCTCGACACCACCTCCACCGGAGCCGCGCTGAGCCAGCCGTCCGGCCGCACGCAGGTGCTGGTGCGCCTGCATTCGGGCAACTTCAACTTCGCCGATGCCAAGGCCGACGGCAGCGATGTGCGCTTCGTCGCCGGCGACGACCGCACGCCGCTGAAGTACCACTTCGAGAAGTACGACGGCCTGGTCGACCAGGTGGCGCTGGCCTGGGTCGACCTGCCCGATCTGCCGGCCAACGCGAGCACGCCGCTGTACGTGTATTTCGGCAATCCCGAGGCCAGCGGCGGCAGCGACGCCAAGGGCAGCTACGACGCCGACACCGTCGCGGTCTACCACTTCGCCAGCGCGCAGGCCGCCGGCAGCGACAGCACCGCCTACGCCAACAACGCCACCTCCCCGGCGAACCTGGCCGACGCGGCGTTGATCGGCGCCGGCCTGCGCCTGGACGGGCGCGCGCCGGTGGCGGTACCGGCCTCGGCCTCGTTGACCTGGCCGGCGGCGCAGCCGGCGACGCTGTCGCTGTGGGCCAAGCCGGCAGGCGCCGACGCATCCGGCGTGCTGTTGGCACTACCCGGCGCGCTGACCCTGCGCCTGGACGGCGGCCGCGTGCTGGCCGAGTTCGGCACGGCCGCGCAGATCGCCGCGCCCGCCGCGCTGCCGGCCGATGCCTGGGCGCACGTGGCGCTGCGCAGCGATGGCAAGAGCGCGACCCTGTTCGTCAACGGCCAGCCGGTCGGCACCGCCGCGGTGGCGCTGCCGCCCAGCACCGGCGGCGTGCTGCTCGGCGGCGAACCCGGCGCAGCGCATCCGAACTTCATCGGCCTGCTCGACGAGGTCGAAGTCGCCAAGACCGCGCGCGCGGTCGGCGCGATCGAGGCGGCGGCGCGCAGCCAGGGCGTGGACGCGCGGCTGCTGCGCTTCGACCCGGTGGAGCAGCGCGCGGGCGACGGCGGCCACAACTACTTCGGCATCCTGATCGCCGCGCTGACCCCGGATGCGTGGGCGGTGATCGGCATCCTGGCGGTGATGGCGCTGATCAGCTGGTGGGTGATGGTGCGCAAGGGCCTGTACCTCAACGCCACCGCCGGCGCCAACGCGCGCTTCCTCGATGCCTACCGGCAACAGGTGGCCGCGCATCCGCTGCACGCGCCGCAGTGGCAACAGCTCGGCAGCACGGCCGGAGTGCGCTCCAACCTGGCACGGCTGCTGCAGGTGGGGCAACAGGAACTGCGCGAGCGCCTGCAGGCCAGCGGCACCAATGTGGTCCGCACGCAGTCGATCGCGGCGATCCGCTCGGCCCTGGACGCGGCCGCAGTGCGCGAAGGCCAGCGCATCCACAAGGGCATGGTGCTGCTGACCATCGCCATTTCCGGCGGCCCGTTCCTGGGCCTGCTCGGCACCGTGGTCGGGGTCATGATCACCTTCGCCGCGGTCGCCGCCGCCGGCGACGTCAACATCAACGCGATCGCGCCCGGCATCGCCGCCGCGCTGCTGGCCACGGTCGCCGGCCTGGCCGTCGCGATCCCCGCGCTGTTCGGCTACAACTACCTGCTCAGCCAGGCCGAGGCGGTCTCGGCGGACATGCAGGTGTTCGTCGACGAACTGGAAAAGCGCATCGCCGAAGACTATGCCGGCGACGCGCCGGCGCGCGCGGTCGGGGGCTGA
- a CDS encoding putative porin produces the protein MTIPSPLHRPSRLRLALLALLLAPAAAMAQSAATTTTAAPAQLNPQVTLRLIDLLVAKGVMTRAQADDLIREASATAEAAPTAAAAPYATQPGAVVVQYVPEPVRQQIKDELRAEVTAQAKAEGWAAPGALPEWTQRVRVYGDVRVRGEGVFNDDGNYASFPNFGAINAGSGFDTVGTTNAPFLNTTRNRSRMRVRARLGVSAQIADWVSADLRLATGSDRSPVSTNQTLGGNGNLSKYSLWLDRAALQLTPLDALTLSFGRFANPFWSSELVFDNDLNFDGVAARYDLADSDADADLAPWASAGLFPVYNTDFDFGSTSTSKTRSRDKWMYGAQLGVRWRMADATTLRVGLGYFQYDQFEGKRSSPCLAPTSADSCDTDGSRPQFQQFGNTLFALRDIVADPANPNGPQLQYYGYASKFGVADLRAQLQLDQFAPVAMLIEADVVKNTRYNVARVRSLGPVNNLGDQGVFDGGDMGYYLNFTVGQPKPTQPGDWNVSVGYKYLESDAVPDGFTDSDFHLGGTNARGFIVGGNYALARNTWVGLRWLSANEISGAPFAVDLLQLDLGAEF, from the coding sequence ATGACCATTCCGTCTCCTCTCCACCGTCCGTCCCGGTTGCGCCTGGCGCTGCTGGCGCTGCTGCTGGCACCGGCCGCGGCCATGGCCCAGTCCGCCGCGACCACGACCACGGCCGCGCCGGCGCAGCTCAATCCGCAGGTCACGCTGCGGCTGATCGACCTGCTGGTCGCCAAGGGCGTGATGACCCGCGCCCAGGCCGACGACCTGATCCGCGAAGCCTCGGCCACCGCGGAGGCCGCGCCGACAGCGGCCGCGGCGCCGTACGCGACCCAGCCCGGCGCGGTGGTGGTGCAATACGTGCCCGAACCGGTGCGCCAGCAGATCAAGGACGAACTGCGCGCGGAAGTCACCGCGCAGGCCAAGGCCGAAGGCTGGGCCGCGCCCGGCGCGCTGCCCGAATGGACCCAGCGCGTGCGCGTGTACGGCGATGTGCGCGTGCGCGGCGAAGGCGTGTTCAACGACGACGGCAACTATGCGTCCTTCCCCAACTTCGGCGCCATCAACGCCGGCTCCGGCTTCGACACGGTGGGCACCACCAACGCGCCGTTCCTCAACACCACGCGCAACCGCAGCCGCATGCGCGTGCGGGCGCGGCTCGGGGTGAGCGCGCAGATCGCCGACTGGGTCAGCGCGGACCTGCGCCTGGCCACCGGCAGCGACCGCAGCCCGGTGTCCACCAACCAGACCCTCGGCGGCAACGGCAACCTGTCCAAGTATTCGCTGTGGCTGGACCGCGCCGCGCTGCAGCTGACCCCGCTCGACGCGCTGACCCTGTCCTTCGGCCGCTTCGCCAATCCGTTCTGGAGCAGCGAGCTGGTGTTCGACAACGACCTCAACTTCGACGGCGTGGCCGCGCGCTACGACCTGGCCGACAGCGACGCCGACGCCGATCTCGCGCCGTGGGCCAGCGCCGGCCTGTTCCCGGTCTACAACACCGACTTCGACTTCGGTTCCACCAGCACCAGCAAGACCCGCAGCCGCGACAAGTGGATGTACGGCGCGCAGCTGGGCGTGCGCTGGCGCATGGCCGACGCCACCACCCTGCGCGTGGGCCTGGGCTACTTCCAGTACGACCAGTTCGAGGGCAAGCGCTCCTCGCCGTGCCTGGCGCCGACCTCCGCCGACAGCTGCGACACCGATGGATCGCGGCCGCAATTCCAGCAGTTCGGCAACACCTTGTTCGCGCTGCGCGACATCGTCGCCGATCCGGCCAATCCCAACGGCCCGCAACTGCAGTACTACGGCTACGCCAGCAAGTTCGGCGTCGCCGACCTGCGCGCGCAGCTGCAGCTCGACCAGTTCGCACCGGTGGCGATGCTGATCGAGGCCGACGTGGTCAAGAACACCCGCTACAACGTCGCGCGCGTGCGCTCGCTCGGCCCGGTCAACAACCTCGGCGACCAGGGCGTGTTCGACGGCGGCGACATGGGCTACTACCTGAACTTCACCGTCGGCCAGCCCAAGCCGACGCAGCCGGGCGACTGGAACGTCAGCGTCGGCTACAAGTACCTGGAATCGGACGCGGTGCCGGACGGGTTCACCGATTCGGATTTCCATCTCGGCGGCACCAATGCGCGCGGCTTCATCGTCGGCGGCAACTACGCGCTGGCGCGCAACACCTGGGTCGGCCTGCGCTGGCTCAGCGCCAACGAGATCTCCGGCGCGCCGTTCGCGGTGGACCTGCTGCAGCTCGATCTCGGCGCGGAGTTCTGA
- a CDS encoding ExbD/TolR family protein has protein sequence MKVQGKKPYDDINITPMLDLAYVLLVIFIIMTTAAVQGIKVELPKASAAKPLSEPKTKVIAIDNNGQVSLDAVPVSMSELEQQLRNALASDAELPVMLRGDRTVQYEKVMAVLDLCSRLGIASIGLATQRPAAG, from the coding sequence ATGAAGGTCCAAGGCAAAAAGCCCTACGACGACATCAACATCACGCCGATGCTGGACCTGGCGTACGTGCTGTTGGTGATCTTCATCATCATGACCACCGCCGCGGTGCAGGGCATCAAGGTGGAATTGCCCAAGGCCAGCGCGGCCAAGCCGCTGTCCGAACCCAAGACCAAGGTCATCGCGATCGACAACAACGGCCAGGTCAGCCTGGACGCGGTGCCGGTGAGCATGAGCGAGCTGGAACAGCAGTTGCGCAACGCGCTGGCCAGCGACGCCGAGTTGCCGGTGATGCTGCGCGGCGACCGCACCGTGCAGTACGAGAAGGTGATGGCGGTGCTGGACCTGTGCAGCCGGCTCGGCATCGCCTCGATCGGTCTGGCCACGCAACGCCCGGCGGCCGGCTGA